Sequence from the Nitrospiraceae bacterium genome:
TCAAGCCCAAAGCTAAAAAGCCTGCGGCTCAAAAACCGTCAACTTACAAAAAGAAGATTTCTGTCGCGAAGAAAACAACCGTTTCAGGAAAGGCTTCTAATCCGAAGTCTGTGGTCACAAAGCAAGAGGGGTCGGTGTCCAAAAAGAACGCAGGTTCGACCATAGCAAAAAAGGTGGTCACTAAGGCTCCTAGTCGATCAGTTCCATCCCCTACCCGTTCAGCCGAGACGAAGACGGGAGGAGAACCGCTCTCTCTCACGGAGCGCTATAATCTTGGTGGCCTTTTCGTCTGCGCAATTGAACGAGCGAACGATCCCGAGTCCAAGCGGCTTCGTGCCGTGCTTCGTCATTTGGATCTTCCCTCTCAAGAAAAAGATAACCTTCTTCGCTTGTCGCAAGGGTTCACGATTCCCAAATTGTTTGCGGATGGTGTGGGAGAGGACAAAGTCAGTCAGATCCTGACGGACTTCATCAGATTTGCGTTGGCTGAAGGGGCCTATGAGAAAAAATGGCGGGATGAAATCAGACAGGTTGGGGTGTGGTTGGGCTACTTTCCCCAGCAGTTCGAACAGATTGAACAGAAAGTTTTAGCCAAACGGTAGCGTGGTCCTGTCTACCCGAGATCGCGGCGGCCTTCGATGGATTTGAGCAGGGTGACCTCATCGGCATATTCGATATCCATCCCGACCGGAATCCCATAGGCGATACGGGAAACCTTGACCCCCAGGGGTTTTAATCGCTTGGTCAGGTAAATGGCGGTGGCCTCTCCTTCAATTGTGGGGTTGGTGGCCACGATGACCTCCTTGAATGCTCCATTCTGGACCCGGTTTTCCAGGTCATGGGTGCGGATATCTGCCGGCCCGATGCCGTCCAGTGGAGAGAGCGCCCCATAGAGCACATGATAGAGGCCTCGAAAGGCCCGGCTTTGTTCGATCGCATACAGGGTGCTGGGCTCTTCCACCACGAGGATGATCGTGGTGTCTCGTTTCGGGTCCAGGCAAATCTCGCAGAGCGGGCCTTCGGCAATATTTCGGCATTGGGTACAGAAGGAGACTCCTTCTTTTACATCACGAATAGCATCGGCCAGTCGTAGCGCCTCTTCTTTTTCCGTCTTCATGAGATGAAAGGCCAATCGTTGAGCCGTTTTTTGCCCAATGCCGGGCAATCGTACGAGTTCCCGGCTGAGACGAGCGACCAGCCCTTGAGGTTGGCCATTGGCTCTGGTGTGTTTGGTTGGAGTGGTTTCCAGCATGATAAACCTCGCTTGATGCTTGGGATGTGTTGAAAAATGCCGCCAGTGGCATTCTCGCCACTTGGCCGTGCTCACGTACTCCCTCATACGCTCCGCCCGTCTAAGCGGCTGCGGCCTTACTGGACCGGCCTTTTTGAACACTCCCGTAATTTTTCTTCGTATGGCACTCGGGTATTCAGCTGCGGATCAGTAGGCAAAACCTATAATAATTCAACAGCCTCATGGTTAGAACATGCCGGGAATGCCCATCCCTCCGGTGAGGGATTTCATTTCTTCGGCCATCAGCTCTTTCGCCTTTCGCAAGGCTTCATTGGATGCGGCGACGATTAAGTCTTGCAGCATGTCATGGTCACCGGATTTCAAGACTTCCGGATCGATGGTCAGTTTGGTTAATTGCATGGCTCCGTTGGCTTGCACGGTCACCATCCCTCCTCCGGCTGAAGCCTCGACTGTTTTCGTGGCAGCCTCCTCTTGAATCTTTCCCATTTTTTCCTGCATGGCCTGGGCTTGCTTTAAAAGATTGCCCATATTGGAGAATGGATTTTTAGACATTAACGTACCTCCTCATTTTGCGGGGTTCTTTCTGCCGATACGACTGTGCCCCCAAATAGTTCCAATGCTTGTTTCACCAAAGGGTGGGCCTTCACGTTTTCAATGAGATCCTGGTCCTGCTCAAGTTTTTTTTTTGCTCGTAATTCTCCGGTTGACGGCGGGTAAACCTGGCCCTCTTGAAATTCAATGACTTGGACTTTTATCGGCCGGCCGGCGAATTCCTCACATATTTGACCGATCAGCACGCGATTTTCGGGTTTGTCCGTTCTCCAGCGAGCAATCGAATCTTTTTTGGAATATCCCAGGACGACGGAGTCTGCCGTCATGGTTACGACACTCCCCTTCTCCAGGAAACTCCCGATATTGGGATGGTCATTAATCATGCGTTCAACGACGAGCTCCCAGTTTAACGTTACGGGTGGGCCAGACGTTGGCTGGGCAGACGTTTGGGGAGAGGCCGCCGGGGGTTCGCTGTTGGCAGATAAGGCCCTTCTCGGTACCGGCTTTTCCGCACCTGGTGGGGTTGAGGAAGGAAACATTGTTGTGGCGCCGCCACCGGGCCTGGGACGGGTCTGGCTTGCAGGAGTCACCGGTTTATCCACAGGCGCTTGGACTTTAGCAGGTTGTGTGGGAGGCGGAGTCGAGACAGCCTGTGGCAATACTTTTGCCTGTAAAGCAGATGCTTGAGGGGGTGCGCTGGCCTTCTGTTCAGTCGTGGCGGAGGTGACTGTCATAGGATCAAGCATCGCTGCTCGCACCACGGCGGCTTCAATGAGAAACCGTGGATGGGAGCTTCCTCGAAGACTGTCCTCTGTTCTGGAGAAAATGGAGAAAATGGCCTGTAAATAGGGCTCGGAGAGTTGTTGAGCTTGCGCGATGGTATGATCAACCTCCTCGTCTCCTAATTCAAGAAGGGTTTGCACTTGTGAGCGTGATGGTACCACGCAAGCCACCAGTAGATTGCGACATCGCTCCAACAGTTCCCGGCAATACACCCGGACATCAAAACCCTGATCGACCAACTGTCCCACGAGAGACATTGTTTGGGCGGCCTGGTGCCCAATGATGGCATCAATCATGAGCCGGACGAGTTCGTCGGGCACGGACCCAATCAACATTTCCAAATCGCCATGTTGGATGCGTTCTCCACCGAAGGAGACGGCCTGATCCAGGAGGCTCAACGCGTCTCGCATACTGCCTTCACTGGCTCGAGCCAGTGCCGATAAGCTTCGATCCTCCACAGTCACTCCCGTTTGGGTCGCGACGTGGCGTAGTTGCGTGATGATTTCCAAGCGGGAAATGCGTCGAAAGGTGAAGTGCTGACAGCGTGAAAGTATGGTGGCAGGAATTTTATGAACTTCAGTTGTCGCAAAAATAAAGACGGAGTGGCTCGGGGGTTCCTCAAGCGTTTTAAGCAGGGCGTTAAAGGCCGAGTTGGACAGCATGTGGACTTCGTCGATGATGTAGACCCGGTATGTGCCATGAAACGGCGCGAATTTGACGTTTTCGCGCAGTTCGCGGACATCGTCCACACCAGTATTCGACGCGCCGTCAATCTCGATGACATCCACCGAGTTGCCTCGGGTAATTTCGACGCAACTTGGGCAGGTTCCACAGGGTTGGCTGGTGGGACCCCGCTCACAGTTAAGGGATTTGGCCAGGATGCGCGCGACAGTGGTTTTACCGACTCCTCGCATGCCGGAGAAGACATAGGCATGGGCGACCCTTTTGCGGTCGATTGCATTGGTGAGTGTTTGCACGACATGGGACTGCCCTAGGACTTCCTGAAAACTAGTCGGGCGGTATTTCCGTGCGGAAACTTGAAATTCCATAATTCGCGTTAAGCAGGAAAAGA
This genomic interval carries:
- the recR gene encoding recombination protein RecR, yielding MLETTPTKHTRANGQPQGLVARLSRELVRLPGIGQKTAQRLAFHLMKTEKEEALRLADAIRDVKEGVSFCTQCRNIAEGPLCEICLDPKRDTTIILVVEEPSTLYAIEQSRAFRGLYHVLYGALSPLDGIGPADIRTHDLENRVQNGAFKEVIVATNPTIEGEATAIYLTKRLKPLGVKVSRIAYGIPVGMDIEYADEVTLLKSIEGRRDLG
- a CDS encoding YbaB/EbfC family nucleoid-associated protein gives rise to the protein MSKNPFSNMGNLLKQAQAMQEKMGKIQEEAATKTVEASAGGGMVTVQANGAMQLTKLTIDPEVLKSGDHDMLQDLIVAASNEALRKAKELMAEEMKSLTGGMGIPGMF
- the dnaX gene encoding DNA polymerase III subunit gamma/tau, translating into MEFQVSARKYRPTSFQEVLGQSHVVQTLTNAIDRKRVAHAYVFSGMRGVGKTTVARILAKSLNCERGPTSQPCGTCPSCVEITRGNSVDVIEIDGASNTGVDDVRELRENVKFAPFHGTYRVYIIDEVHMLSNSAFNALLKTLEEPPSHSVFIFATTEVHKIPATILSRCQHFTFRRISRLEIITQLRHVATQTGVTVEDRSLSALARASEGSMRDALSLLDQAVSFGGERIQHGDLEMLIGSVPDELVRLMIDAIIGHQAAQTMSLVGQLVDQGFDVRVYCRELLERCRNLLVACVVPSRSQVQTLLELGDEEVDHTIAQAQQLSEPYLQAIFSIFSRTEDSLRGSSHPRFLIEAAVVRAAMLDPMTVTSATTEQKASAPPQASALQAKVLPQAVSTPPPTQPAKVQAPVDKPVTPASQTRPRPGGGATTMFPSSTPPGAEKPVPRRALSANSEPPAASPQTSAQPTSGPPVTLNWELVVERMINDHPNIGSFLEKGSVVTMTADSVVLGYSKKDSIARWRTDKPENRVLIGQICEEFAGRPIKVQVIEFQEGQVYPPSTGELRAKKKLEQDQDLIENVKAHPLVKQALELFGGTVVSAERTPQNEEVR